The proteins below come from a single Verrucomicrobiota bacterium genomic window:
- a CDS encoding DUF1501 domain-containing protein, which translates to MRAKLQAHISGNRDELRTLVIIFLRGGADGLNMVAPVQDAGYHKARPRIALKESGALRLDGFFALHPLLKELKPGFDSGQLGIVHAAGSEDSTRSHFEAQDLMEHGGIVAGGWLGRFLRCKTPAADGALSAIALGQQLPESLRGAPSVTVLRSLADFSFGRDARKFRLGLEKLYEGGQDALAAAGRDTLGALRKIEALRKTPYSPAHGAEYETGDYSRGLQQIAQLVKARVGLEAATLDLDGWDSHFQQGFVMDPRMMQLSRGLSAFMRDLGVMLETVSVVVMTEFGRRFFENSALGTDHGRGSVMFLAGGGVKGGRVYGTWPGLTDDVLEGPGDLPVTTNYRDVLAPILARHGAGAALSRIFPDHGLKPLGIYG; encoded by the coding sequence ATGCGCGCGAAACTCCAAGCCCACATCTCCGGCAACCGCGACGAACTCCGCACGCTGGTGATCATCTTCCTGCGCGGCGGCGCGGACGGCTTGAACATGGTCGCGCCCGTGCAGGACGCCGGCTATCACAAGGCCCGCCCGCGCATCGCGCTCAAGGAATCCGGCGCGCTCAGGCTCGACGGGTTTTTCGCGCTCCATCCGCTGCTCAAGGAACTCAAGCCCGGTTTTGACTCCGGCCAGCTTGGGATCGTCCACGCCGCGGGCTCCGAGGATTCCACGCGGTCGCACTTCGAGGCGCAGGACTTGATGGAGCACGGCGGCATCGTGGCGGGCGGATGGCTCGGGCGTTTTCTCCGTTGCAAGACGCCCGCCGCGGACGGCGCGCTCTCCGCGATCGCGCTCGGGCAGCAGCTCCCGGAAAGCCTCCGCGGCGCGCCGAGCGTGACTGTGCTCCGGTCGCTCGCGGATTTTTCTTTCGGCCGCGACGCGCGGAAGTTTCGACTCGGCCTCGAGAAACTCTACGAAGGCGGGCAGGACGCGCTCGCCGCCGCGGGACGCGACACGCTTGGGGCGCTGCGAAAAATCGAGGCTCTTCGAAAGACGCCCTATTCGCCCGCGCACGGCGCCGAATACGAGACGGGCGATTACAGCCGCGGCTTGCAGCAGATCGCCCAGCTCGTCAAGGCGCGCGTCGGCCTCGAGGCCGCCACGCTCGACCTCGACGGGTGGGACTCGCACTTCCAGCAGGGGTTCGTCATGGACCCGCGGATGATGCAGCTCTCGCGCGGGCTCTCGGCCTTCATGCGCGACCTCGGTGTGATGCTTGAGACCGTCTCGGTCGTGGTGATGACCGAGTTTGGCCGGCGGTTTTTCGAAAACTCCGCGCTCGGCACCGATCACGGGCGCGGCAGCGTGATGTTCCTCGCGGGCGGCGGTGTGAAGGGTGGCCGCGTTTATGGCACGTGGCCCGGCCTGACCGATGACGTTCTCGAAGGCCCCGGCGACCTGCCCGTGACCACAAATTACCGCGACGTGCTCGCGCCCATCCTCGCGCGGCATGGCGCGGGCGCGGCGCTGTCCCGGATTTTCCCGGACCACGGGCTCAAGCCGCTCGGCATCTACGGCTGA
- a CDS encoding FAD-dependent oxidoreductase has translation MRNRFPSCAAAIVAAAALSGAAPLSAADVVQADLCVFGGTSGGIAAAVQAARMGKSVVLVEPSNYLGGLTTGGLGATDIGNKAAVGGVSREFYHRLAQHYAKESAWKLETAAQYFARRRGGQAGASSLTGADATMWTFEPKVAEAVFLDMLREAKVPVHTQQRLTAVKKSGARITELATQPGNTYRAKMFIDATYEGDLLAKAGVSYHIGRESNATYGETLNGIRAQTPHHQFTVPVDPFMKPGDPSSGLLPFIQPGDGGKPGDGDARVQTYNYRLCFTTDERNRLPAAKPAAMPQAKFDALVKAANGKLPVTPPADYDAAKFELLGRYCVALVAANKQPRLAQFWNPIWMPNHKTDINNNGGFSTDFIGANWDFPGAGYERRDAIRREHEDYIRGFITFMATDPRVPEDMRLEMQTWGPAKDEFTDTAGWPRELYVREGRRLIGEIVMTEKHCRAQEIVNDPVSLAAYNMDSHNCQRIVKNGRVENEGDVQVAPMKPYPVSYRAIIPRQAQCENLLVPVCLSSSHIAYGSIRMEPVFMILGQSAATAAAIAMDDNVPVQKVNYDKLRARLLADKQVLEWKGPATAGAGGGKLDVKLDGIILDDADAKQTGDWSHSASVAYRAGTGYAHDGNANKGGATLTFTPDIKDAGEYELILLSTPNPNRASNVPVTVSTAAGATRTVTVNQKTQPLLPLGKFQLPAGRQTTVTISNKDTDGYVVVDGLQLKRVK, from the coding sequence ATGCGAAACAGATTCCCCTCGTGTGCTGCCGCAATCGTCGCCGCGGCGGCGCTGTCCGGCGCCGCGCCGCTTTCCGCCGCGGACGTGGTCCAGGCCGACCTTTGTGTCTTCGGCGGCACGTCCGGCGGCATCGCGGCCGCGGTGCAGGCGGCGCGCATGGGCAAGTCCGTCGTGCTTGTCGAGCCGTCGAACTATCTCGGCGGCCTCACCACGGGCGGGCTCGGCGCGACGGACATCGGCAACAAGGCCGCCGTCGGCGGCGTCTCGCGCGAGTTCTACCACCGGCTTGCGCAGCACTACGCGAAGGAGTCGGCGTGGAAGCTCGAAACGGCCGCGCAGTATTTCGCGCGGCGCCGCGGCGGACAGGCCGGCGCGAGTTCGCTCACAGGCGCGGACGCGACGATGTGGACCTTCGAGCCCAAGGTCGCCGAGGCGGTCTTCCTCGACATGCTGCGCGAGGCGAAGGTTCCCGTGCACACGCAGCAGCGGCTCACCGCGGTGAAGAAATCCGGCGCGCGCATCACCGAGCTCGCCACGCAGCCGGGCAACACCTACCGCGCGAAGATGTTCATAGACGCCACTTACGAGGGCGACCTGCTCGCGAAGGCCGGCGTGAGCTACCACATCGGCCGCGAGTCGAACGCCACTTACGGCGAGACGCTCAACGGCATCCGCGCGCAGACGCCGCACCACCAGTTCACCGTGCCGGTGGATCCGTTCATGAAACCGGGCGACCCGTCGAGCGGATTGCTGCCCTTCATCCAGCCCGGCGACGGCGGCAAGCCGGGCGACGGCGACGCGCGCGTGCAGACCTACAACTACCGCCTCTGCTTCACCACCGACGAACGCAACCGCCTGCCCGCGGCGAAACCCGCCGCGATGCCCCAGGCGAAGTTCGACGCGCTCGTGAAGGCCGCGAACGGCAAGCTGCCCGTCACGCCGCCCGCGGATTACGACGCGGCGAAGTTCGAGCTGCTCGGCCGCTACTGCGTCGCGCTCGTCGCCGCGAACAAGCAGCCGCGCCTCGCGCAATTCTGGAACCCCATCTGGATGCCCAACCACAAGACCGACATCAACAACAACGGCGGCTTCTCCACCGACTTCATCGGCGCGAACTGGGACTTCCCCGGGGCGGGCTACGAGCGGCGCGACGCGATCCGCCGCGAGCACGAGGACTACATCCGCGGCTTCATCACCTTCATGGCCACCGACCCGCGCGTGCCCGAGGACATGCGCCTCGAAATGCAGACGTGGGGCCCCGCGAAGGACGAGTTCACCGACACCGCCGGCTGGCCGCGCGAACTCTACGTGCGTGAGGGCCGCCGCCTCATCGGTGAAATCGTGATGACCGAGAAGCACTGCCGCGCGCAGGAAATCGTGAACGACCCCGTCAGCCTCGCCGCCTACAACATGGACTCGCACAATTGCCAGCGCATCGTGAAGAACGGCCGCGTCGAGAACGAGGGCGACGTGCAAGTCGCGCCGATGAAGCCCTACCCCGTCTCCTATCGCGCCATCATTCCCAGGCAGGCGCAGTGCGAAAACCTCCTCGTGCCCGTGTGCCTCAGCTCGTCGCACATCGCCTACGGCAGCATCCGCATGGAACCCGTCTTCATGATCCTCGGCCAAAGCGCCGCCACCGCCGCTGCCATCGCGATGGACGACAATGTCCCCGTGCAGAAGGTGAACTACGACAAACTTCGCGCCCGCCTGCTCGCCGACAAACAAGTCCTCGAATGGAAAGGCCCCGCGACTGCGGGCGCCGGCGGCGGCAAGCTCGACGTGAAACTCGACGGCATTATCCTCGACGACGCCGACGCGAAGCAGACCGGCGACTGGTCGCACTCGGCCTCCGTCGCGTATCGCGCGGGCACCGGCTACGCGCACGACGGCAACGCGAACAAGGGCGGCGCCACGCTCACCTTCACGCCCGACATCAAGGACGCCGGCGAATACGAACTCATCCTCCTCAGCACGCCGAACCCGAACCGCGCGAGCAACGTCCCCGTGACCGTCAGCACCGCCGCCGGCGCGACCCGGACCGTGACCGTGAACCAAAAGACCCAGCCGCTCCTCCCGCTCGGCAAGTTCCAGCTCCCCGCCGGCAGGCAAACCACCGTGACCATCTCGAACAAGGACACCGACGGCTACGTGGTGGTGGACGGGTTGCAATTGAAGCGGGTGAAGTAA
- a CDS encoding DUF1800 domain-containing protein produces MKLDRRQFLCAGAGAAVAAAAGCDVPKPLRSVLPFQTQRPRAKGPFRAPLSDSIDPVSHVLNRVTFGARPGDYERVTKLRATPDEAARAFLEEQLDPHRIEDDYAGHAVRTFETLGEPVGELFEYRERILLDELQRATLTRAIHSERQLWEVMVQFWSDHFNIDPSKGDCGWLKTADDRDVIRAHALGRFSEMVRASALSPAMLCYLDGRENRKARPEDRPNENYARELLELHTLGVHGGYTQQDVMEVARALTGWTVRGPGSKGFGLGRVEFHPHLHDKDGKVILGKTIDAWPAPLKKEEQFRRGEWELERVLEILLSHPATARYIAQKLCRRFIADEPPAPAVESVAAAFTASGSDIRETLRALFATPEFWAARGAKLKRPFHYIVSALRATDAETEAPRQLVQILLRMGHAPFTYPTPDGFPEEASPWLGTMLWRWNFATELCQNHVAKTKVNLDTLREAFGGDDGVMAHLLGRKPTPAESASYHESGEGVALLLASPGFQRC; encoded by the coding sequence GTGAAACTCGACCGGCGGCAGTTCCTTTGCGCAGGCGCGGGCGCCGCGGTGGCCGCCGCGGCGGGTTGCGACGTGCCGAAGCCGCTGCGGTCGGTGCTCCCGTTTCAGACGCAGCGTCCCCGGGCGAAGGGTCCGTTCCGCGCGCCGCTGTCCGATTCCATCGACCCCGTCTCGCACGTCTTGAACCGCGTCACGTTCGGCGCGCGCCCCGGTGATTACGAGCGCGTGACGAAACTCCGCGCCACACCCGACGAGGCCGCGCGCGCGTTCCTCGAGGAGCAACTCGACCCGCATCGCATCGAGGACGATTATGCCGGGCACGCCGTGCGGACGTTCGAGACTTTGGGCGAACCGGTCGGCGAACTCTTCGAATACCGCGAGCGGATCCTGCTCGACGAGTTGCAACGCGCGACGCTCACGCGCGCCATCCACAGCGAGCGCCAGCTCTGGGAGGTGATGGTCCAGTTCTGGAGCGACCACTTCAACATCGACCCGTCGAAGGGCGACTGCGGCTGGCTCAAGACGGCGGACGACCGCGACGTGATCCGCGCGCATGCGCTGGGGCGGTTCAGCGAGATGGTCCGGGCGAGCGCGCTCAGCCCGGCGATGCTTTGCTACCTCGACGGCCGCGAGAATCGCAAGGCCCGACCCGAGGACCGCCCGAACGAGAACTACGCGCGCGAACTGCTCGAGCTTCACACGCTCGGCGTCCACGGCGGCTACACGCAGCAGGACGTGATGGAAGTCGCGCGCGCGCTCACGGGCTGGACCGTGCGCGGGCCGGGCTCGAAGGGCTTCGGGCTTGGCCGGGTGGAGTTCCATCCGCATCTTCACGACAAGGACGGGAAGGTCATCCTCGGGAAAACCATCGACGCATGGCCGGCCCCGCTGAAGAAGGAGGAACAATTCCGCCGCGGCGAGTGGGAACTCGAGCGCGTGCTGGAAATCCTGCTCAGCCATCCCGCGACGGCGCGCTACATCGCGCAGAAGCTCTGCCGCCGGTTCATCGCGGACGAACCGCCGGCGCCGGCCGTCGAGTCGGTCGCCGCCGCGTTCACCGCGAGCGGCAGCGACATCCGCGAGACGCTGCGCGCGCTCTTCGCCACGCCGGAGTTCTGGGCCGCGCGCGGGGCCAAGCTCAAGCGCCCGTTCCATTACATCGTCTCGGCGCTGCGCGCGACCGACGCGGAGACCGAAGCGCCCCGGCAGCTTGTGCAAATCCTGCTGCGCATGGGCCACGCGCCGTTCACGTATCCGACGCCCGATGGATTTCCCGAAGAGGCCTCGCCGTGGCTCGGCACGATGCTGTGGCGCTGGAATTTCGCCACGGAACTCTGCCAGAACCACGTTGCGAAAACGAAAGTGAACCTCGACACGCTGCGCGAAGCCTTCGGCGGTGACGACGGCGTGATGGCCCACCTGCTCGGGCGCAAGCCGACGCCCGCCGAATCCGCGAGCTATCACGAGAGCGGCGAGGGCGTCGCGCTCCTGCTCGCCTCGCCCGGCTTCCAGCGCTGCTGA